A stretch of Clostridium sp. BJN0001 DNA encodes these proteins:
- a CDS encoding TolC family protein: MKKIISIFCIFLLLFSVPTVAKASETNNNQIDVTLKNIREFITSNNTDLKIAENNIKKLQEEYNDLKDEIDELEDEISDTENSISSCALDDTESLTSLKSELNSYENQKESLEEQVDSKKYNLKVSKYNYQIKVENTLSKVQKSYLDYIKLAINTSDIQNEVNTNENANKIASLKYESGFLSKKDYNSALINDTELKNKLKQAQDSEDIARQNLCLSLGINIDSNINWTLDLDSDLSDIANIDFESDMDEMLQNNMDLKLQNMEIDRLNDEDGNDYDIENKELSLDDSETNYKIKFKEEYDNLMNSYNTLKTDYQNFNQLKEDNSAIIIGYENGFKSKSELDTSNRNLLSKTNAFLLEENTFYYDYMQYLQMKEGY; the protein is encoded by the coding sequence GTGAAAAAAATAATTTCAATTTTCTGCATCTTTTTGCTGCTCTTTTCAGTTCCAACTGTAGCAAAAGCATCAGAAACAAATAATAACCAAATAGATGTAACTCTTAAAAACATAAGAGAGTTTATTACATCTAATAATACTGACTTAAAAATTGCAGAAAACAATATAAAAAAATTACAGGAAGAATATAACGATTTAAAAGATGAAATTGATGAGTTAGAGGACGAAATAAGTGATACAGAAAATTCAATATCATCATGTGCTTTAGATGATACTGAGTCTTTGACTTCATTAAAAAGTGAATTAAATTCTTATGAAAATCAAAAAGAATCTTTAGAAGAACAAGTTGATAGTAAAAAGTACAATTTAAAAGTATCAAAATACAATTATCAAATTAAAGTTGAAAATACACTATCAAAAGTTCAAAAGTCTTATTTAGACTATATAAAACTCGCAATTAATACATCTGATATTCAAAATGAGGTTAATACAAATGAAAATGCAAATAAAATTGCTTCATTAAAATATGAAAGTGGCTTTTTATCAAAAAAAGATTACAATTCTGCATTAATTAATGATACAGAATTAAAAAATAAACTAAAGCAAGCACAAGATAGCGAAGATATTGCAAGACAAAATTTATGTTTATCATTAGGAATAAACATAGATTCTAATATAAACTGGACATTAGATCTTGATAGCGATCTTTCTGATATAGCAAATATTGATTTTGAATCTGATATGGATGAGATGCTCCAAAATAATATGGATTTAAAGCTTCAAAATATGGAAATTGATAGATTAAATGATGAAGACGGAAATGATTATGATATAGAAAATAAAGAACTTTCTTTAGATGACTCTGAAACTAATTATAAAATAAAATTTAAAGAGGAATATGATAATCTCATGAATTCGTATAATACTTTAAAAACTGATTATCAGAATTTTAATCAGCTTAAGGAAGATAATTCTGCAATCATAATAGGATATGAAAATGGATTTAAATCAAAAAGTGAACTCGACACTTCTAACAGGAATCTTTTATCTAAAACAAATGCTTTTCTTTTAGAAGAAAATACTTTCTATTATGACTATATGCAATATCTACAAATGAAGGAGGGTTATTAA
- a CDS encoding GDSL-type esterase/lipase family protein has protein sequence MKKRLIIFLLMFTTAFAFNTINLEVCVQADSEIDETREYLINLENKDVSEIESKIKKKNNESDIEELKKGKIDFKKYYSDTAFLGDSITEFLSEAEILNKSNVFSKKGQTTQMMLDSIDKVSAMKPQNIVMLFGMNDVIAFSSADDFKESYRKLIDETKEKLPKANIYVQSPLPVMEKAVKTNKRLTNDNIKEFRSVVKEVCDEEDVTFVDITNLVQDQSYFEQDGIHFKYDFYNIWLKYLAQIIK, from the coding sequence ATGAAAAAAAGGCTAATAATATTTTTATTAATGTTTACAACTGCCTTTGCTTTTAATACTATAAACTTAGAAGTATGTGTGCAGGCAGACAGTGAAATTGATGAAACAAGAGAATATCTTATAAATCTTGAGAATAAAGATGTCTCAGAAATAGAAAGTAAGATAAAAAAGAAGAATAATGAATCAGATATTGAAGAATTAAAAAAAGGAAAGATAGATTTTAAAAAGTATTATTCTGATACAGCATTTTTAGGAGATTCTATTACAGAATTTTTAAGTGAGGCAGAGATACTTAACAAGTCAAATGTATTTTCTAAAAAAGGTCAGACAACTCAAATGATGCTTGATTCAATAGATAAAGTTAGTGCAATGAAACCTCAGAACATAGTGATGCTATTTGGAATGAATGATGTTATAGCATTTAGCAGCGCAGATGATTTTAAGGAAAGTTATAGAAAACTTATAGATGAGACTAAAGAGAAGCTTCCAAAAGCTAATATATATGTTCAGTCACCACTTCCTGTAATGGAAAAAGCCGTTAAAACAAATAAGAGACTTACAAATGATAATATAAAAGAATTTCGTAGTGTAGTAAAAGAAGTATGTGATGAAGAAGATGTAACATTTGTTGATATAACAAATCTTGTACAGGATCAATCGTACTTTGAACAGGATGGAATTCATTTCAAATATGACTTTTACAATATATGGCTTAAATATTTAGCTCAGATTATTAAATAG
- a CDS encoding DUF4358 domain-containing protein gives MKKKKKKYTNLYAVLTLTVVFCFVLLYQVVKVKNVDIGVLNQNVQNNTDVSLMDSGDFSKLRKLYNIDKKEIQSFVLYAPKSNMQANEILIIKPEKKEDFASVESKIKSRIEKQTKSFENYSKDQSEIMSKHILEEKGDYIILIVSPDVTQIKKAINSNF, from the coding sequence ATGAAAAAGAAAAAGAAAAAGTATACAAATTTATATGCAGTATTGACTTTAACTGTAGTATTCTGTTTTGTGCTTCTTTATCAGGTTGTTAAAGTGAAAAATGTAGATATAGGAGTTTTAAATCAGAACGTTCAGAATAATACTGATGTTTCCTTGATGGATAGTGGGGATTTCTCAAAGCTTAGGAAACTCTACAACATAGATAAAAAAGAAATACAGAGTTTCGTTTTATATGCTCCCAAAAGTAATATGCAGGCGAATGAAATTTTAATTATAAAGCCTGAAAAGAAAGAAGATTTTGCTTCAGTAGAAAGCAAAATTAAATCAAGAATTGAAAAACAGACAAAAAGTTTTGAAAATTATAGCAAGGATCAATCTGAAATAATGTCAAAACACATATTAGAAGAAAAAGGAGACTATATTATTTTAATTGTATCTCCTGATGTAACACAAATAAAAAAAGCGATAAATAGCAATTTTTAA
- a CDS encoding MBOAT family O-acyltransferase produces MYIFLLLFSTAIEYIMSKHIYKNRKDKEKCRFLLVFTLAINISILFFFKYYGFLIDNINEIFNTSLKIRDLPLPLGISFYTFKLISYICDVYKGEVKPAKSFINLGVYSALLFEIGSGPISKYSDLVVSIESRKSSIDKMGLGIERFIIGLGKKLIISNNIALIWTQVKALQMGQMSVLSAWIGIIAFTLQIYFDFSGYSDMAIGLGQMFGFDINENFNYPYISKSVSEFWRRWHISLGTWFKDYIYFPLGGNRCSKICNFRNIFIVWFVTGLWHGASWNFIIWGLYFGFFVYSEKLFLSKILKKIPPIFRIIYTMFVVVIGWVFFDLPTLKDAGEFIKILFGAGYAFSDNLSIYLLRTNYIILLFALIVSTPLIKYIFDFLRKRVKRGPIILIIICFIVFILSIAYLVNQSYSPFLYFKF; encoded by the coding sequence GTGTATATTTTTCTGCTTCTTTTTTCTACAGCGATTGAATATATTATGTCAAAACATATATATAAAAACCGCAAAGATAAAGAAAAATGCAGATTTTTGCTTGTATTTACACTTGCAATAAATATAAGTATATTATTTTTCTTTAAGTACTATGGGTTTCTTATTGATAACATAAATGAAATATTTAATACATCTTTAAAAATAAGAGATCTTCCGCTTCCTCTTGGAATTTCTTTTTATACATTTAAACTTATTTCATACATATGTGATGTTTATAAAGGGGAAGTAAAGCCAGCAAAAAGTTTTATAAATCTTGGAGTATATTCTGCATTGTTATTTGAAATAGGTTCAGGACCAATTTCAAAGTATTCAGACCTTGTAGTAAGTATTGAATCAAGAAAGAGTTCTATTGATAAAATGGGACTTGGTATTGAGAGATTTATTATAGGACTTGGTAAAAAGCTTATTATTTCAAACAATATAGCACTTATATGGACTCAAGTTAAAGCTCTTCAGATGGGGCAGATGTCTGTTTTATCTGCATGGATAGGAATAATTGCTTTTACACTTCAAATTTATTTTGATTTTAGTGGATATTCTGATATGGCAATAGGTCTCGGGCAAATGTTTGGTTTTGACATAAATGAAAACTTTAATTACCCATACATATCAAAAAGTGTATCAGAGTTTTGGAGAAGATGGCATATATCACTTGGAACATGGTTTAAAGATTATATATATTTTCCACTTGGAGGAAATAGATGCTCAAAAATATGCAATTTCAGAAATATATTTATTGTCTGGTTTGTAACAGGACTTTGGCATGGAGCAAGCTGGAATTTTATAATATGGGGACTTTATTTTGGATTCTTTGTATATAGTGAAAAACTATTTTTAAGCAAAATTTTAAAGAAGATTCCACCTATTTTTAGAATAATATACACAATGTTTGTAGTTGTAATAGGTTGGGTATTTTTTGATCTTCCAACACTTAAAGATGCAGGAGAATTTATTAAAATTTTATTTGGAGCAGGATATGCATTTTCAGATAATTTATCAATTTATCTATTGAGAACAAACTATATAATTCTTTTATTTGCATTAATAGTATCGACACCTTTAATTAAATACATATTTGATTTCTTAAGAAAAAGAGTAAAGAGAGGACCTATTATTCTTATAATTATTTGTTTTATAGTATTTATATTATCTATAGCTTATCTTGTAAATCAAAGTTATAGCCCATTTTTATACTTTAAATTTTAG
- a CDS encoding DHHW family protein, whose amino-acid sequence MSNSKKNIRIYSALLTCIFIVSIIFISCVNALKKDSLISEQENRKLQQRPKFSLESFISGDFTSSYTKYLSDQFIGRDFFISLKSRLEIFEGKTESNGVFIGKGHYLIEDFEKTDEDVTEEKINAINKFAQDNKSIKMSFLLSPTATSIWSDKLPKYAPVDSQREYMDSVKSELDDNVKFIDVYDEFIKNKNKDLYYKTDHHWTTDGAFIAYKKMCEDLSIEAKDEDYYEKMCATDNFYGSLYSKIGAKIGGPDSIYLYVPKEDDVVATYQDDEKKIASLYSNDSLDEKDKYQVFTKGNHTLINIKTLSESKKNLLIIKDSYANSFLPFLTPHYANIDVVDLRYYTDNLEELIKSDGITDVLFLYNVNTFNEDSSILNLQQ is encoded by the coding sequence TTGTCAAATAGTAAAAAAAATATTAGAATATATAGTGCTTTATTAACATGTATATTTATTGTTTCTATAATATTTATTTCATGTGTAAATGCTTTAAAAAAAGATAGTTTGATATCAGAACAAGAAAATAGAAAGCTTCAGCAAAGACCAAAATTTTCATTAGAAAGCTTTATATCAGGAGATTTTACATCTTCTTATACAAAATATTTATCAGATCAGTTTATTGGCAGAGATTTCTTTATTTCATTAAAATCTAGACTAGAAATTTTTGAGGGTAAAACTGAAAGTAATGGAGTATTTATCGGAAAAGGTCATTATCTTATAGAAGATTTTGAAAAAACAGATGAAGATGTGACAGAAGAGAAAATTAATGCGATTAATAAATTTGCACAAGATAATAAGTCTATTAAAATGTCATTTTTATTATCACCTACAGCAACAAGCATCTGGAGTGACAAACTTCCTAAATATGCACCTGTAGATAGTCAAAGAGAATATATGGATTCAGTCAAATCAGAACTTGATGATAATGTTAAATTCATAGATGTTTATGATGAATTCATTAAAAATAAGAATAAGGATTTATATTATAAGACAGATCATCACTGGACAACAGATGGTGCATTTATAGCATATAAAAAAATGTGTGAGGATCTTTCTATCGAAGCTAAAGATGAAGATTATTATGAAAAAATGTGTGCAACAGATAATTTTTATGGAAGTCTTTATTCAAAAATTGGAGCTAAAATTGGAGGACCAGACAGCATTTATCTCTATGTTCCAAAGGAAGATGATGTGGTTGCAACATATCAAGATGATGAAAAGAAAATAGCAAGTCTTTATTCTAATGATAGCCTTGATGAAAAGGATAAGTATCAGGTATTTACAAAAGGAAATCACACACTTATAAACATAAAGACTCTTAGTGAATCTAAAAAGAATCTGCTTATTATAAAGGATTCTTATGCTAATTCTTTTCTTCCATTTTTAACACCTCATTATGCAAATATAGATGTAGTGGATTTAAGATATTATACAGATAATCTTGAAGAACTTATTAAATCTGATGGAATCACAGATGTATTATTTTTATATAATGTAAATACATTTAATGAGGATAGTTCAATTTTAAACTTACAACAATAA
- the ileS gene encoding isoleucine--tRNA ligase, with translation MYKKVNASQSMVDMEKNVAELWKGKDVIEKSFNANQDGEYFTFYDGPPTANGKPHVGHILTRVMKDIIPRYKVMKGYQVLRKAGWDTHGLPVELEIEKKLGISGKRQIEDFGVENFVKECKESVFSYVSLWKKMSEQLGYWVDMDDPYVTYHDDYIESEWWALKKLWEKGLLYKGHKVMPYCPRCGTALSSHEVAQGYKDVKDLTCTAKFKVKGEDNKYILAWTTTPWTLPSNLALCVNKAYTYADVKVGDEVYVLAKDLVSKVLKDEEYEVLREYKGEELLGVKYEQLMPFAKVDGKAFEVIHGDYVTLTDGTGIVHIAPAYGEDDSLVAKKNGIAFINLVDTTGKFVDAVTPWKGRSVRDCSEDVTKYLQERGQIFSTQKVTHSYPHCWRCDTPLLYYPKDSWFVAMTKVRDKLLENNNKINWFPDNIRTGRFGKFLENVIDWGISRDRYWGTPLPIWECECGHRECIGSRKELEEKATKDCAKVELHKPYVDNIKLKCPVCGKEMKRTHEVIDCWFDSGSMPFAQWHYPFENAEKFKHNFPAQFISEAVDQTRGWFYTLLAISTCLFETNPFENCVVLGHVLDKKGLKMSKHKGNVVDPFAVLDSQGADATRWHFYTASAPWLPTRFSIDDVKESQRKFLGTLWNVYSFYVLYANIDDFNPTKYKDFVSDNVMDRWITSKLNTLIKTVDDGLNTYKITQSALAIQDFTDDLSNWYVRRNRSRYWSSELTEDKIGAYVTLYRVLVDLVKVAAPFVPFMTEEIYQNLVVNVDKNAKESIHLCKWPEVNEKAIDKDLEEEMDLAYTIVKLGRSARNSANIKNRQPLEELLVSTKTLPEYYGDIVKDELNVKEVKIGADLSKYVNFAIKPNLPVIGREYGKLIPKIRKAISDQDQMQLAQKVQNGGTQAINVDGTEIELNSENLLVTMSGLEGFAFAGEGEHGVVLETKITPELLEEGNVREIISKIQNMRKEKGFEVADKIDLYVADDAELLGSVKKYQDTIKKETLTVNIHYGETADYSEVSINDHKLNMDVKVVK, from the coding sequence ATGTATAAAAAGGTAAATGCGTCACAGAGCATGGTCGACATGGAAAAAAATGTTGCAGAGCTTTGGAAAGGAAAAGATGTCATAGAAAAAAGTTTTAATGCAAACCAAGATGGAGAATATTTTACTTTCTATGATGGACCTCCAACAGCAAACGGAAAACCTCATGTTGGTCATATCTTAACAAGGGTTATGAAAGATATAATCCCAAGATATAAAGTTATGAAAGGCTATCAAGTTTTAAGGAAAGCAGGATGGGATACTCACGGACTTCCAGTAGAACTTGAAATAGAAAAGAAACTTGGAATTTCAGGAAAAAGACAGATTGAAGATTTTGGTGTAGAAAATTTCGTAAAAGAATGTAAGGAAAGTGTATTTTCATACGTTTCTTTATGGAAGAAGATGTCTGAGCAGCTTGGCTACTGGGTTGATATGGATGATCCATATGTAACTTATCATGATGATTATATTGAATCTGAATGGTGGGCATTAAAGAAATTATGGGAAAAAGGTCTTTTATATAAAGGACATAAAGTAATGCCTTATTGTCCAAGATGTGGAACTGCTTTATCATCTCATGAAGTTGCACAGGGATATAAAGATGTTAAAGACTTAACTTGTACAGCTAAATTTAAAGTAAAAGGTGAAGACAACAAATATATCTTAGCATGGACAACAACTCCATGGACTTTACCATCAAATCTTGCACTTTGTGTAAATAAAGCATATACATATGCAGACGTTAAAGTTGGAGACGAAGTTTATGTTTTAGCTAAAGATTTAGTTTCTAAAGTATTAAAGGATGAAGAATATGAAGTACTTAGAGAATATAAAGGTGAAGAACTTTTAGGAGTTAAGTATGAACAGCTTATGCCTTTTGCTAAAGTTGACGGAAAAGCATTTGAAGTTATTCACGGTGATTATGTAACTCTTACAGATGGTACTGGTATAGTACATATCGCTCCTGCTTATGGTGAAGACGATAGTTTAGTTGCAAAGAAAAATGGTATCGCATTTATAAACTTAGTTGATACAACTGGTAAATTTGTTGATGCTGTAACACCATGGAAGGGAAGATCCGTAAGAGATTGTAGTGAAGATGTTACAAAGTATCTTCAAGAAAGAGGACAGATTTTCTCAACACAGAAAGTTACCCACTCATATCCACACTGCTGGAGATGTGATACACCTCTTTTATATTATCCAAAAGACAGCTGGTTTGTTGCAATGACAAAAGTAAGGGATAAATTATTAGAGAATAATAATAAGATAAACTGGTTCCCTGATAACATAAGAACAGGAAGATTCGGAAAATTCCTTGAAAATGTTATTGATTGGGGTATTTCAAGAGATAGATACTGGGGTACACCACTTCCAATATGGGAATGTGAATGTGGACACAGAGAATGTATAGGAAGCAGAAAAGAATTAGAAGAAAAGGCAACAAAAGATTGCGCAAAGGTAGAGCTTCATAAACCATACGTGGACAATATAAAATTAAAATGCCCTGTATGTGGAAAAGAAATGAAGAGAACTCATGAAGTTATTGACTGCTGGTTTGATTCAGGATCAATGCCTTTTGCACAATGGCACTATCCATTTGAAAATGCAGAAAAGTTCAAACATAATTTCCCAGCACAGTTTATTTCAGAAGCTGTTGACCAGACAAGAGGATGGTTCTATACATTACTTGCTATTTCAACATGTCTTTTTGAAACTAATCCATTTGAAAACTGTGTAGTTTTAGGCCATGTATTAGATAAAAAAGGACTTAAGATGTCAAAGCATAAAGGAAATGTTGTTGATCCATTTGCTGTACTTGATTCACAAGGAGCAGATGCAACAAGATGGCATTTTTATACTGCAAGTGCTCCATGGCTTCCAACAAGATTCTCAATTGATGATGTTAAAGAATCACAGAGAAAATTCCTTGGAACATTATGGAACGTTTATTCATTCTATGTTTTATATGCTAATATTGATGACTTTAATCCAACAAAATACAAAGATTTTGTATCAGACAATGTAATGGATAGATGGATTACATCAAAATTAAATACATTAATAAAAACAGTAGATGATGGCTTAAATACTTATAAGATAACTCAGTCTGCTTTAGCAATTCAAGACTTTACAGATGATTTATCTAACTGGTATGTAAGAAGAAATAGATCAAGATATTGGTCTTCAGAATTAACTGAAGATAAGATCGGTGCATACGTAACATTATACAGAGTTCTTGTTGATTTAGTTAAGGTTGCAGCACCATTTGTACCATTTATGACTGAAGAAATTTATCAAAATTTAGTAGTAAATGTTGATAAAAATGCAAAAGAAAGTATTCATTTATGTAAATGGCCAGAAGTAAATGAAAAGGCTATTGATAAAGACTTAGAAGAAGAAATGGATCTTGCATATACTATTGTAAAGCTTGGAAGAAGTGCAAGAAATTCAGCTAATATAAAGAATAGACAGCCACTTGAGGAACTTTTAGTTTCAACTAAGACTCTTCCAGAATATTATGGAGACATAGTAAAAGATGAGTTAAATGTTAAGGAAGTTAAGATTGGTGCTGACTTATCTAAATATGTAAACTTTGCAATTAAGCCAAATTTACCTGTAATTGGAAGAGAATACGGAAAATTAATTCCTAAGATAAGAAAAGCTATTTCAGATCAGGATCAGATGCAGCTTGCACAGAAAGTTCAAAATGGCGGAACTCAAGCTATCAATGTAGATGGAACTGAAATTGAATTAAATAGCGAAAATCTTTTAGTTACAATGAGTGGACTTGAAGGATTTGCATTTGCAGGAGAAGGAGAACACGGAGTAGTTCTTGAAACAAAAATTACACCTGAACTTCTTGAAGAAGGAAATGTAAGAGAAATCATATCAAAGATTCAGAACATGAGAAAAGAAAAAGGTTTTGAAGTTGCAGATAAGATAGATCTTTATGTTGCAGATGATGCTGAACTTTTAGGCTCTGTTAAGAAATATCAGGATACTATAAAGAAAGAAACATTAACTGTAAACATACATTATGGAGAAACTGCAGATTATTCAGAAGTATCTATAAATGACCACAAATTAAATATGGATGTTAAAGTTGTAAAATAA
- a CDS encoding LacI family DNA-binding transcriptional regulator — translation MATSIKDVAKEAGVSIATVSRVLNEIDVVNEDTKNKVLDAIKKLGYRPNIVARSLKTQKTKTIGILVPDISNQLYPEIVRGAEDVSNIYDYNIILCNSDLDLDKEKEYLRVLKEKMVDGVLYMSSSLEPEILELINELNLKTVFVETTDKDKSFPSVIIDNVKASYDSTKFLLNKGLKNIAFIGTSKDSMNAWGDRYIGYENALKESKMDIDDQLVYLEAMKSKTGYNGVKSLIKSGKKFDGIVCASDDIAMGAINALRDENYKVPEDVSVIGFNDNYVASMFYPKITTIAQPTYDMGSVAMRMLIKLLNNKELENYNYVLDYKLIERESTI, via the coding sequence ATGGCTACTTCTATTAAAGATGTTGCAAAAGAAGCAGGAGTATCTATTGCAACAGTTTCTAGAGTTTTAAATGAAATCGATGTCGTTAATGAAGACACTAAAAATAAAGTGCTAGATGCAATAAAAAAATTAGGATATAGACCTAATATTGTGGCAAGAAGTTTAAAGACACAGAAAACAAAAACTATTGGAATTCTTGTACCAGATATATCAAATCAATTATATCCTGAAATTGTAAGAGGCGCTGAAGACGTTTCAAATATATACGATTACAATATAATTTTATGTAATTCAGATCTTGATTTAGATAAAGAAAAAGAATATTTAAGGGTGCTTAAAGAAAAAATGGTTGATGGAGTATTATATATGAGTAGTTCTCTTGAACCTGAGATTCTTGAACTTATAAATGAACTCAATTTAAAGACTGTTTTCGTAGAAACAACTGATAAAGATAAATCGTTTCCAAGTGTCATAATTGATAATGTAAAGGCAAGTTATGATAGTACAAAGTTCCTTTTAAATAAGGGATTAAAAAACATTGCATTTATAGGAACAAGCAAAGACAGCATGAATGCATGGGGAGACAGATATATAGGATATGAAAACGCATTAAAAGAATCTAAAATGGATATAGATGATCAGCTTGTTTATTTAGAAGCTATGAAATCTAAAACTGGATATAATGGAGTAAAGAGCCTTATAAAATCAGGTAAAAAGTTTGATGGAATAGTATGTGCTTCTGATGATATAGCAATGGGAGCAATAAATGCTTTAAGAGATGAAAACTATAAAGTACCTGAAGACGTAAGTGTAATAGGATTTAATGATAACTATGTAGCATCAATGTTTTATCCAAAGATAACAACAATAGCACAACCTACATATGATATGGGTTCTGTAGCTATGAGAATGCTCATAAAATTATTAAATAATAAAGAACTTGAAAATTATAATTATGTTTTAGATTACAAACTTATAGAAAGAGAAAGCACTATTTAA
- a CDS encoding MATE family efflux transporter codes for MDNQQRLGRDNILKLLLEFSIPAIIGMMVITLYNIIDRVYIGHIKGVGSLAIAGVGITMPIITIVMAFGMLIGIGTATRISIKLGEHNKDEAEKHLGNALTLIIITSIILTAVGLFFIDPILTAFGASENILIYAKEYSEIIFIGTIFNLLGFGLNHSIRSDGNPKIAMFSMLIGAVVNIVLDPIFIFSLGLGVKGAAIATVLSQVVSSIWILYYFTKGKSVLKLKKKYLKLDLKVVESIFTIGVSPFSMQLAACAVQVISNNVLQKYGGDVAVGAMTIINSLSMIFLMPIFGINQGVQPIVGYNYGAKKFDRVKETVGYAIIAATIIVIIGFFIVEVFPRQLILAFNNDEELLNIGIKGMRIFLCMLPLIGGQIIVTNYFQSIGMVKISMFLSLLRQVLLLIPALIIFPKIFGLTGVWLSGSVSDFLSVIVTTIVFIKGSKNIFEK; via the coding sequence TTGGACAATCAACAGCGACTTGGAAGAGATAATATTTTAAAGCTTTTACTAGAATTTTCTATACCAGCCATTATAGGTATGATGGTTATTACACTTTATAACATAATTGATAGAGTATACATAGGTCATATAAAAGGTGTAGGATCACTTGCAATAGCAGGAGTTGGAATAACAATGCCTATTATTACTATAGTCATGGCTTTTGGAATGCTTATAGGAATAGGAACAGCAACTAGAATATCAATAAAGCTCGGAGAACATAATAAAGATGAAGCTGAAAAACATCTTGGAAATGCACTTACGCTTATTATTATTACAAGTATAATTCTTACAGCTGTAGGGCTTTTTTTTATTGATCCTATTTTAACTGCGTTTGGAGCGAGTGAAAACATTTTAATTTATGCTAAAGAATATAGTGAGATAATTTTTATTGGAACAATATTTAATCTTTTGGGATTTGGTTTAAATCATTCTATAAGAAGTGACGGAAATCCTAAAATAGCAATGTTTTCTATGCTTATTGGAGCAGTAGTTAATATAGTTTTAGATCCAATATTTATATTTTCTTTAGGACTTGGAGTAAAAGGAGCAGCTATAGCTACTGTTTTATCTCAAGTTGTAAGTTCTATATGGATACTTTATTATTTTACAAAAGGTAAAAGTGTATTAAAACTAAAGAAGAAATATTTAAAACTTGATCTTAAAGTAGTAGAAAGCATATTTACAATAGGAGTAAGTCCTTTCAGTATGCAGCTTGCAGCATGTGCAGTTCAGGTTATTTCAAATAATGTACTTCAGAAATATGGTGGAGATGTTGCTGTTGGAGCAATGACAATAATAAACAGTCTCTCAATGATATTCTTAATGCCTATATTTGGAATAAATCAAGGGGTTCAGCCTATAGTTGGATATAATTATGGTGCAAAAAAATTCGATAGGGTAAAAGAAACTGTTGGATATGCAATAATTGCAGCTACAATTATTGTTATAATAGGATTTTTTATTGTTGAAGTTTTCCCAAGACAGCTTATACTTGCATTTAATAATGATGAAGAATTATTGAATATAGGAATAAAGGGAATGAGAATATTCTTATGTATGCTTCCACTTATAGGAGGTCAGATTATAGTAACAAACTATTTCCAATCAATTGGAATGGTTAAGATATCTATGTTCTTAAGCCTTTTAAGACAAGTTCTATTACTTATACCTGCATTAATCATATTCCCTAAAATATTTGGACTTACAGGTGTATGGCTTTCAGGTTCAGTTTCGGATTTTCTTTCAGTAATTGTTACGACAATAGTTTTTATAAAAGGATCAAAAAATATTTTTGAAAAATAG
- a CDS encoding nucleoside recognition domain-containing protein, whose amino-acid sequence MINYIFFGLVFFGILFGVVSGNGENISKAIIESSGGTVSFIIELCGIMCFWCGVMKVAEKSGFTEKLSKAMMPVLKRIFKDAAHDKKALGCIVMNLTANMLGLANAATPFGIKAMKELQRLNKDKDSASNDMVLFLILNATCVQIVPSTIISIRAACNSINPGIIILPAIITSLVSTIVGIICCKIMQRYF is encoded by the coding sequence ATGATAAATTATATATTTTTTGGACTTGTCTTTTTTGGAATACTGTTTGGAGTTGTTTCTGGAAATGGAGAAAATATTTCAAAAGCTATAATTGAATCTTCTGGAGGTACGGTGTCATTCATTATAGAACTGTGTGGAATTATGTGTTTTTGGTGCGGTGTCATGAAAGTCGCAGAAAAAAGTGGCTTTACCGAAAAATTATCAAAAGCTATGATGCCGGTTTTAAAAAGAATTTTTAAAGATGCAGCACATGATAAAAAAGCTCTTGGATGTATAGTTATGAATCTTACAGCAAATATGCTTGGACTTGCAAATGCAGCGACACCATTTGGAATAAAAGCAATGAAGGAGCTTCAAAGGCTTAATAAAGATAAAGACTCTGCATCAAACGATATGGTACTATTTCTAATTTTAAATGCTACATGTGTGCAGATTGTACCTTCTACGATAATATCAATAAGAGCTGCATGTAATTCAATTAATCCAGGAATAATTATTTTGCCAGCCATAATTACGTCTCTTGTTTCAACAATTGTAGGGATTATATGCTGCAAGATAATGCAGAGATATTTTTAA